A single genomic interval of Lactococcus sp. S-13 harbors:
- the rnr gene encoding ribonuclease R: MKIKELILDYLAQTAKKALSAEELALALGFNKARDYKLFVKTLAELEAEHLVNFTAKGKVELAKKELPKVLVNGIFRANAAGFGFVNIDAEEPDVFIARGKTAFALDGDEVALELDKNANALKGTAAEGHVVEIIRHELHQVVGTFVSLSEEERQATGLIGFVKSRNKKIPYAVYLSDEGLIPENKAIVRAEITHYPDAEFPQTMQGLATEIVGQADDQGIDVLEVLASMDIVSEFPAEVIAQAESVPEEVPESEIAGRVDYRNEITFTIDGADAKDLDDAVHAKRLGNGNFELGVHIADVSHYVTENSPLDKEAYERGTSVYVTDRVVPMLPERLSNGICSLNPRVNRLTQSCVMEITPDGRVVNYQISQSIIKTTERMTYDEVNLMIAGDSETLEKYGKIADSVKIMVELHHILEGMRKRRGAIDFETTEAKIIVNEKGLPVEIRKRSRGIAERMIESFMLEANETVATHFESHNLPFIYRIHEQPKADRLQRFIDFAATFGMQIEGTSNGIDQKVLQAFMKKIKGEPGELVLSTMLLRSMQQARYSENNEGHFGLAAENYTHFTSPIRRYPDLLVHRLIREIGSGKIPASILQKWEAKIPEIAEHSSHRERRAVDAEREVEKMKKAEFMEEHVGEEFTGIIASVTRFGMFVELENTIEGLIHISTLKGEYFAYHERMLALVGERTGLIFKIGQAITIKVVKADKMTGEIDFAYLPSEFDVVEKTLKAKKKPEHKSAKKGHQALKVKSVSKKDAKKPSHKGKRAQNADGNREFTDGISGRQKNADQKKKSAKKPFYTKAAKGKFADGRKKAHKKF; the protein is encoded by the coding sequence ATGAAAATTAAAGAACTTATCTTGGATTATTTGGCACAAACTGCCAAAAAAGCCTTGTCAGCAGAGGAACTTGCTTTGGCTTTAGGCTTTAATAAGGCAAGAGATTACAAGCTTTTTGTGAAAACTTTGGCAGAATTGGAAGCTGAACATCTGGTGAATTTCACTGCCAAAGGAAAAGTTGAATTAGCTAAAAAAGAGTTGCCAAAAGTACTCGTTAATGGGATTTTTCGGGCCAATGCCGCTGGTTTTGGTTTTGTGAATATCGATGCGGAGGAGCCAGATGTTTTTATCGCAAGAGGAAAGACAGCTTTTGCTTTAGATGGCGATGAGGTTGCTTTGGAGCTGGACAAAAACGCCAATGCGCTCAAGGGAACAGCAGCAGAAGGGCACGTGGTCGAAATTATTCGTCATGAGCTGCATCAAGTGGTGGGTACTTTTGTAAGTTTGTCTGAGGAAGAACGTCAAGCAACGGGATTGATTGGTTTTGTCAAATCACGGAACAAAAAAATTCCTTATGCGGTTTATCTGAGTGATGAAGGGTTGATTCCGGAAAATAAAGCGATTGTTCGCGCTGAAATTACTCATTATCCTGATGCGGAATTTCCGCAGACCATGCAAGGTTTGGCGACGGAGATAGTCGGACAGGCAGATGATCAAGGGATTGATGTCTTAGAGGTTCTTGCTTCCATGGATATTGTGTCGGAATTTCCAGCAGAAGTAATCGCTCAGGCTGAGAGTGTTCCTGAGGAAGTGCCAGAGAGCGAAATTGCTGGTCGGGTGGATTATCGTAATGAAATCACTTTTACGATCGATGGCGCTGATGCTAAAGACCTCGATGATGCGGTTCATGCCAAGCGTTTGGGCAATGGTAATTTCGAATTGGGCGTTCATATCGCTGATGTATCTCATTATGTGACAGAAAATTCTCCTTTGGATAAGGAAGCATATGAGCGTGGAACTTCTGTTTATGTGACGGATCGTGTGGTGCCAATGCTACCTGAGCGCTTGTCTAACGGCATTTGTTCGCTCAACCCTCGGGTTAACCGTTTGACGCAATCTTGTGTGATGGAAATCACGCCTGATGGCCGGGTGGTTAATTATCAAATTTCACAATCTATCATCAAAACAACGGAGCGGATGACTTACGATGAGGTTAATTTGATGATTGCTGGCGATAGCGAAACACTTGAAAAATATGGAAAAATCGCTGATTCTGTCAAAATTATGGTCGAATTGCATCATATTTTGGAGGGGATGCGCAAACGCCGTGGTGCAATTGATTTTGAAACAACGGAAGCAAAAATTATTGTCAATGAAAAAGGACTGCCAGTCGAAATCAGAAAGCGCAGTCGAGGCATTGCTGAGCGCATGATTGAATCTTTCATGTTGGAAGCTAATGAAACGGTAGCGACGCATTTTGAAAGTCATAATTTGCCGTTCATTTATCGGATTCACGAGCAGCCAAAAGCGGATCGTTTGCAACGTTTTATTGATTTTGCGGCAACTTTCGGGATGCAAATCGAGGGAACATCAAACGGTATTGACCAAAAAGTGTTGCAAGCGTTCATGAAAAAAATCAAGGGTGAGCCGGGTGAGCTGGTACTGTCAACGATGCTTCTGCGTTCGATGCAACAAGCGCGCTATTCTGAAAACAATGAAGGACACTTTGGCTTAGCGGCTGAAAATTACACGCACTTTACCTCGCCCATTCGCCGTTATCCGGACTTGCTGGTGCATCGTTTGATTCGTGAAATTGGCTCAGGAAAAATTCCTGCATCAATTTTACAGAAATGGGAAGCGAAAATTCCTGAAATTGCTGAGCATTCTAGCCATCGTGAGCGTCGTGCGGTTGATGCTGAACGTGAAGTTGAAAAAATGAAAAAAGCGGAGTTCATGGAAGAGCACGTGGGCGAAGAGTTTACGGGTATTATCGCTTCTGTGACGCGTTTTGGAATGTTTGTGGAATTGGAAAATACCATTGAAGGTTTGATTCATATTTCGACTTTGAAGGGGGAATATTTTGCTTATCATGAACGGATGTTGGCTTTGGTTGGCGAGCGGACGGGCTTGATTTTCAAAATTGGACAAGCTATCACGATCAAAGTGGTTAAGGCAGATAAAATGACTGGCGAAATTGATTTTGCTTACTTGCCGTCAGAGTTTGATGTTGTCGAAAAAACGCTCAAAGCCAAGAAGAAGCCAGAGCATAAGTCGGCTAAAAAAGGGCATCAAGCGCTCAAAGTGAAATCCGTCAGCAAAAAGGACGCCAAAAAACCAAGTCACAAGGGCAAACGCGCCCAAAATGCTGACGGAAATAGAGAATTTACTGACGGAATTTCTGGACGTCAAAAAAATGCTGACCAAAAGAAAAAATCAGCCAAAAAACCTTTTTACACGAAGGCGGCCAAAGGAAAATTTGCTGACGGACGTAAAAAAGCACATAAAAAATTCTAA
- the secG gene encoding preprotein translocase subunit SecG, which yields MEKMIYDVLLVVMLIVSLLIIVAIFMQPSKQDGAADAFSGGTGELFERRKARGFEAVMQRFTAIMIGLWLVIGFALVVLSTR from the coding sequence ATGGAAAAAATGATTTATGACGTTTTACTTGTCGTCATGTTGATTGTGTCATTGTTAATCATTGTAGCGATTTTCATGCAGCCTTCTAAACAAGACGGAGCAGCAGATGCTTTCTCTGGTGGAACGGGTGAATTGTTTGAACGTCGTAAAGCACGCGGTTTCGAGGCAGTGATGCAGCGTTTTACCGCAATCATGATTGGGCTATGGCTAGTTATTGGCTTTGCTCTTGTCGTCTTATCAACACGGTAA
- the trxB gene encoding thioredoxin-disulfide reductase, with protein MTEKRYDVLIIGSGPAGMTAAMYTARSEMKTLLLERGVPGGQMNNTAEIENYPGYGTIMGPELSMKMAEPLEGLGVENAYGFVTAIEDHGDFKKVITEDDEFETKTLIIATGANHRKLGIAGEEEYGARGVSYCAVCDGAFFRNQDILVIGGGDSAVEEADYLTRFGKTVTIMHRRDQLRAQEIIQQRAFKNEKISFIWDSVPVEIKGDDKKVQTVVYKNVKTDEVTEKAFGGVFIYVGLDPVAEFANNLGITDEAGWIITDDHMRTQIPGIFAVGDVRQKDFRQITTAVGDGAQAAQEAYKFVSELEN; from the coding sequence ATGACAGAAAAAAGATATGATGTCCTGATTATTGGTTCAGGACCTGCGGGGATGACAGCTGCGATGTATACCGCGCGCTCAGAAATGAAAACACTCCTTTTGGAGCGTGGCGTTCCCGGCGGTCAAATGAATAATACAGCGGAGATTGAAAATTACCCTGGTTATGGAACAATCATGGGGCCAGAATTATCAATGAAAATGGCTGAACCTTTGGAAGGTTTGGGTGTTGAAAATGCCTATGGCTTTGTGACAGCAATCGAAGATCATGGTGACTTTAAAAAAGTCATCACGGAAGATGATGAATTTGAAACCAAAACGCTGATTATTGCGACAGGAGCAAATCATCGCAAACTTGGTATTGCTGGAGAAGAAGAGTACGGAGCGCGCGGTGTTTCTTATTGTGCGGTTTGTGATGGTGCTTTCTTTAGAAATCAAGATATTTTGGTCATTGGTGGGGGAGATTCTGCGGTAGAAGAAGCAGATTATTTGACTCGCTTTGGAAAAACGGTGACAATCATGCACCGTCGTGATCAATTGCGCGCCCAAGAAATTATCCAACAACGCGCCTTCAAAAATGAGAAAATCAGTTTCATCTGGGATTCAGTGCCAGTTGAAATCAAAGGTGACGACAAAAAAGTTCAAACAGTGGTTTATAAAAACGTCAAAACAGATGAGGTGACTGAGAAAGCCTTTGGTGGTGTCTTTATTTACGTCGGACTTGATCCCGTTGCTGAATTTGCAAACAACCTTGGCATTACTGATGAAGCAGGCTGGATTATCACTGATGACCACATGAGAACTCAGATTCCTGGTATTTTTGCTGTCGGAGATGTGCGCCAAAAAGATTTCCGCCAAATTACTACTGCTGTGGGAGATGGTGCCCAAGCTGCTCAAGAAGCCTATAAGTTTGTGAGTGAATTAGAAAACTAA
- a CDS encoding DUF4059 family protein → MMILQFYLKGLLISALFVLFIGGLYAFTYLVRNTKKPWSERRNHIFDLILVAILTVPILSFAVLGVLVIMRIRGL, encoded by the coding sequence ATGATGATTCTGCAATTTTATCTTAAGGGTCTGCTTATTTCAGCCCTCTTTGTTTTGTTTATTGGTGGGCTTTATGCTTTCACCTATCTGGTACGCAATACTAAAAAACCGTGGTCGGAACGCCGGAATCATATTTTTGACTTGATTTTAGTAGCAATTTTGACGGTGCCTATTTTGAGTTTTGCTGTTTTAGGGGTGCTGGTTATTATGCGGATTCGCGGGCTTTAA
- a CDS encoding amino acid ABC transporter permease: MKKNNKIILGVVLLLALIVLPTIPFLVVKGQYNFHDFWTLVFTKIFSWKAFVGAFLPIIKMIPSSLQMTIIAMIFGLFLGLLLALVRINKIPILNQLRALFVSFIRGTPILVQLYLSYTGIPLILKAINMNYGTSFNVNTVPAMLFVVVAFALNEGAYNSETIRAAIQSVDRGQIEAAKSLGMTNFQVFMRVTLPEAATVATAPLGNALIGLLKSTSLAFVAGVVEMTARAQIIGGSTFRQFETYLALALVYWPICIIFEILIRLLERKLDIKMPGDKRKNRAKISLSRNPFNQA; encoded by the coding sequence ATGAAAAAAAATAACAAAATTATCCTTGGAGTTGTCTTGTTGCTGGCACTCATTGTTTTGCCTACAATTCCATTTTTGGTGGTCAAAGGTCAGTATAATTTCCATGATTTTTGGACACTGGTTTTCACCAAAATTTTCAGCTGGAAAGCTTTTGTCGGAGCCTTTTTGCCCATTATCAAAATGATTCCGTCTTCCTTGCAGATGACGATCATCGCCATGATTTTTGGTCTATTTTTAGGTTTGCTTTTGGCTCTAGTGCGTATCAATAAAATTCCAATTCTCAATCAACTGCGTGCGCTTTTTGTCAGTTTTATCCGCGGTACACCGATTTTGGTGCAATTATATCTGTCTTACACTGGGATTCCCTTGATTTTAAAAGCAATCAATATGAATTACGGCACGAGTTTTAATGTTAACACTGTTCCGGCCATGCTTTTTGTGGTCGTTGCCTTTGCGCTCAACGAAGGAGCCTACAATTCAGAAACCATTCGGGCAGCGATTCAATCTGTGGATAGAGGTCAGATTGAAGCTGCAAAATCCCTCGGGATGACTAATTTTCAAGTTTTTATGCGTGTGACATTGCCTGAAGCTGCCACAGTGGCGACAGCCCCCTTGGGAAATGCTTTAATTGGACTGTTAAAATCTACCTCGTTAGCCTTTGTTGCAGGTGTGGTTGAAATGACTGCTCGGGCCCAAATTATTGGTGGCTCAACCTTCCGTCAATTTGAAACTTATTTGGCATTGGCGCTCGTTTACTGGCCAATTTGTATCATTTTTGAAATCTTGATTCGTCTTTTAGAACGTAAATTAGATATAAAAATGCCAGGAGATAAACGTAAAAATCGAGCAAAAATTTCTTTAAGCAGAAATCCATTTAATCAAGCCTAG
- a CDS encoding amino acid ABC transporter substrate-binding protein, whose amino-acid sequence MRTSLKVTFAALSLIAAGTLAACSSSSSKDSKSQTPIVVATDGATKPFTYSDSQGNVTGYDIEVARAVFKKLPQYKVKFQVTDFSGITPGIDAGRYQMGANDFGWQKERAEKYNFSYPLSKSNNAVLVKSGTYKTLGDLAGKSTIGNPASNYTKSILDWNKANPDKKINVSYSSDSTSVNTRFTQVESGKIDFMLYDKISLKSAIKDQGFENLKIQDIDMNTGDPEHDGYEYFLFAKDEAGQKLQKAVNKELAKLQADGTLAKISKKYLGGDFVPKAELFK is encoded by the coding sequence ATGAGAACATCACTCAAGGTCACATTTGCCGCCCTTTCACTTATCGCAGCAGGAACTTTGGCTGCTTGCTCCAGTTCAAGCTCAAAGGATTCAAAAAGTCAAACGCCTATCGTAGTTGCGACGGACGGAGCAACGAAACCTTTTACTTACTCAGATAGTCAAGGCAACGTGACGGGCTATGATATTGAAGTGGCACGTGCTGTTTTCAAAAAGTTGCCCCAATACAAAGTGAAATTCCAAGTGACTGATTTCTCAGGAATCACACCAGGAATTGACGCTGGTCGTTATCAAATGGGTGCCAATGATTTTGGTTGGCAAAAAGAACGCGCTGAAAAATACAACTTTTCTTATCCTTTGTCAAAATCAAATAATGCAGTTCTTGTAAAATCAGGAACTTACAAAACTTTAGGAGATTTAGCTGGTAAATCAACCATCGGAAACCCTGCATCAAACTACACCAAATCAATTTTGGATTGGAACAAAGCCAATCCAGACAAAAAAATCAATGTCAGCTACTCTTCTGACAGCACATCAGTCAATACTCGTTTTACTCAAGTGGAATCAGGAAAAATTGACTTCATGCTTTATGACAAAATTTCGCTGAAATCTGCCATCAAAGATCAAGGTTTTGAGAATTTGAAAATTCAAGATATTGATATGAATACGGGAGATCCAGAACACGATGGCTATGAATACTTCTTATTTGCCAAAGATGAAGCGGGTCAAAAGTTACAAAAAGCAGTCAATAAAGAACTGGCCAAGCTGCAAGCTGATGGGACTTTAGCTAAGATTTCTAAAAAATATTTAGGTGGTGACTTCGTACCAAAAGCAGAACTGTTCAAATAA
- a CDS encoding C40 family peptidase, translating into MLKKFIFAGAILTSFAFLPAPTAKADSVLNVSKTSSLNSLTKISEATDSLTALTETMDKTVSTISQENLLTNNQNRADKLVSTAKKYLGVPYVWGGTTPAGFDCSGFTSYVYREALGKEIGRTTWNQIDSGQRISLSAAKVGDLIIFYGGDHVGIYLGNGQVIHAPQPGESVKISSVSEMPADFALEY; encoded by the coding sequence ATGTTGAAAAAATTTATTTTTGCAGGGGCAATTCTGACCAGTTTTGCTTTCTTACCTGCACCGACTGCTAAGGCGGATTCGGTCTTAAATGTGTCAAAAACAAGTTCCCTTAATTCACTGACGAAAATATCTGAGGCGACAGATTCGCTGACGGCTTTGACGGAAACGATGGATAAAACCGTCAGCACCATTTCCCAAGAGAATTTACTGACGAATAATCAAAACCGAGCAGATAAGTTGGTAAGCACAGCCAAAAAATATCTAGGTGTTCCTTACGTGTGGGGTGGGACTACTCCAGCAGGCTTTGATTGTTCAGGTTTTACAAGCTATGTCTATCGGGAAGCGCTTGGTAAAGAAATTGGACGAACGACTTGGAATCAAATTGATAGTGGTCAAAGAATTTCGCTCAGTGCTGCCAAAGTTGGCGACTTAATTATTTTTTATGGAGGAGACCATGTGGGAATTTATCTCGGAAATGGTCAAGTCATCCACGCACCACAGCCGGGTGAATCAGTCAAAATCAGCAGTGTGAGTGAGATGCCAGCAGATTTTGCTTTAGAATATTAA
- a CDS encoding formate--tetrahydrofolate ligase: MKSDIEIAQETAICPITTIAEKIGLTFDDIELFGKYKAKIPLEVLEKFDKKAEGKLVLVTSINPTPAGEGKSTVTVGLADAFARQGGSVMVALREPSLGPVMGIKGGAAGGGYAQVLPMEDINLHFTGDIHAITTANNAIAAFLDNSLHQGNPLQIDPRRILWKRVLDLNDRALRHVTVGLGGPLNGIPREDGFDITVASEVMAVLCLATSIEDLKGRLGKIVIAQTYDRKPVTIDDLGVAGAIAMLLKDALKPNLVQTIEGTPALIHGGPFANIAHGCNSVLATKTALKLADIVITEAGFGADLGGEKFLDIKTRQLGKTPDAVVIVATLRALKMHGGVDKKELTAENVEAVKTGFANLKRHIENMQAFGLPVVVAINQFASDTEAEISTLTALVEALGVEISLTQVFAKGGEGGLALAKKLSAMLQEKTDFRYLYELETSVSDKINKIVTEIYGGSKVNFSVKAKRQLREISENGWDNLPVCMAKTQYSFSDQASLLAAPEGFEITVRELIPKIGAGFIVALLGDIMTMPGLPKAPAALKMDVSNDGKISGLF, translated from the coding sequence ATGAAATCAGATATTGAAATTGCCCAAGAAACAGCCATTTGCCCTATTACAACAATTGCTGAAAAAATTGGTTTGACTTTTGACGACATCGAACTTTTTGGTAAGTATAAAGCTAAAATTCCTTTAGAGGTCTTAGAAAAATTTGATAAAAAAGCAGAAGGTAAGCTTGTTTTGGTGACATCAATCAACCCGACTCCTGCAGGTGAGGGAAAATCAACGGTGACGGTTGGCTTAGCGGATGCTTTTGCGCGGCAAGGGGGAAGCGTCATGGTAGCCTTGCGTGAGCCATCACTTGGACCTGTCATGGGAATCAAGGGTGGTGCTGCTGGTGGCGGTTATGCGCAAGTACTACCTATGGAAGATATCAATCTTCATTTCACAGGAGATATTCACGCGATTACCACTGCCAATAATGCGATTGCGGCTTTTTTGGATAATTCGCTTCATCAAGGAAATCCTTTGCAGATTGATCCACGGCGAATTTTGTGGAAACGCGTGCTTGATTTGAATGATCGGGCTTTGCGTCATGTGACGGTTGGTTTAGGTGGGCCTTTGAATGGTATTCCACGTGAGGATGGTTTTGATATTACTGTGGCGAGTGAAGTCATGGCGGTGCTTTGTCTGGCAACCTCAATTGAGGATTTGAAGGGACGTTTGGGTAAAATTGTCATTGCGCAAACTTATGATAGAAAACCTGTAACAATCGACGATTTGGGTGTTGCGGGGGCAATTGCGATGCTGTTGAAAGATGCGCTCAAACCTAATCTGGTTCAAACGATTGAAGGAACGCCAGCATTGATTCATGGTGGGCCTTTCGCCAATATTGCCCATGGATGTAATTCTGTTCTGGCGACTAAAACAGCGCTTAAATTGGCGGATATTGTAATTACAGAAGCTGGTTTTGGTGCGGACTTGGGCGGCGAGAAATTCTTGGACATCAAAACGCGGCAATTGGGCAAGACGCCAGATGCGGTCGTCATCGTTGCAACTTTACGTGCTTTGAAAATGCATGGTGGGGTGGACAAAAAAGAATTGACTGCAGAAAATGTTGAAGCAGTTAAGACTGGTTTTGCTAATCTAAAACGACATATTGAAAATATGCAAGCCTTCGGTTTGCCTGTTGTGGTAGCTATCAATCAGTTTGCCTCAGATACAGAAGCTGAAATTTCAACGTTAACTGCACTTGTGGAAGCGCTTGGTGTAGAGATTTCACTGACGCAAGTCTTTGCTAAAGGCGGAGAAGGTGGCTTGGCTTTGGCCAAAAAGCTATCTGCTATGTTACAAGAAAAAACGGATTTCCGTTATCTTTATGAGTTGGAGACAAGTGTTTCTGATAAAATTAACAAAATTGTGACAGAAATTTATGGCGGTTCCAAAGTCAATTTTTCAGTGAAAGCAAAGCGTCAATTGCGAGAAATTAGCGAAAATGGCTGGGATAATTTACCCGTTTGTATGGCTAAAACTCAATATTCATTTTCAGATCAGGCCAGTTTGCTGGCAGCTCCGGAAGGTTTTGAAATAACGGTTCGTGAGCTGATTCCTAAAATTGGTGCTGGGTTTATTGTGGCACTTTTGGGAGATATCATGACGATGCCTGGCTTGCCTAAAGCACCTGCTGCGCTGAAAATGGACGTTTCGAATGATGGCAAAATTTCGGGCTTATTCTGA
- a CDS encoding ASCH domain-containing protein — MKYEGFIKEAGLDEKNFRWAWAFCNEVNAEITEPELADELLDLVLQGKKTATASALLDYGPDEPLPTVDGKFDILLDGQGQPRAAITTSKVYIKKFTEVTEQHAFKEGEGDRSLAYWRQVHQEFWGGFKLFNPEMEVVCEEFKVLYAKK; from the coding sequence ATGAAATATGAGGGTTTTATCAAAGAAGCTGGCTTAGATGAGAAAAATTTTCGCTGGGCCTGGGCTTTTTGCAATGAAGTAAATGCAGAAATCACGGAACCGGAGCTTGCGGATGAACTTTTGGATTTAGTTTTGCAAGGGAAAAAGACAGCAACGGCAAGCGCTCTTTTGGATTATGGGCCGGATGAGCCGTTGCCAACGGTTGATGGAAAATTTGATATTTTATTGGATGGTCAAGGACAGCCACGAGCTGCAATCACAACTTCAAAGGTTTATATCAAAAAATTTACTGAAGTTACTGAGCAGCACGCTTTTAAAGAAGGTGAAGGGGATAGAAGTCTTGCCTACTGGCGACAAGTGCATCAAGAATTTTGGGGAGGTTTTAAGCTTTTTAATCCTGAAATGGAAGTTGTCTGTGAAGAATTCAAAGTTTTATATGCTAAAAAATAA
- the deoD gene encoding purine-nucleoside phosphorylase, whose product MPTPHIEAQKGEIADKILLPGDPLRAKFIAENFLEDAVQFNQVRGMLGFTGTYKGHRVSVMGTGMGIPSISIYANELITEYGVKKLIRVGTAGSVNEDVHIRDLVIGQAAATTSAIVRHDFPDFDFPQIADFDLLDKAYHIAKDLGITTHVGNILSSDLFYGGPDAVKVGKLGVKAVEMEAAGLYYLGAKYKVQTLGIMTISDHILTGESTTSEERQLTFTDMMKVGLETLIAE is encoded by the coding sequence ATGCCAACACCACATATTGAAGCTCAAAAAGGCGAAATCGCAGACAAAATTCTCTTGCCAGGAGATCCACTCCGTGCTAAATTTATCGCTGAAAACTTCCTTGAGGATGCTGTCCAATTTAACCAAGTGCGTGGAATGCTTGGTTTTACAGGGACTTACAAGGGACATCGTGTTTCTGTCATGGGAACTGGGATGGGGATTCCATCAATTTCAATTTATGCTAATGAATTGATTACTGAATATGGTGTGAAAAAATTGATTCGTGTCGGAACTGCGGGTTCTGTAAATGAAGATGTTCATATTCGCGACCTTGTAATCGGTCAAGCAGCGGCTACGACTTCGGCGATTGTTCGTCATGATTTCCCTGATTTTGATTTCCCGCAAATTGCTGATTTTGATTTGCTGGATAAAGCTTATCATATCGCTAAAGATTTGGGAATTACGACTCACGTTGGTAACATCCTTAGCTCAGATTTGTTCTACGGCGGTCCTGATGCGGTTAAAGTTGGAAAATTGGGCGTTAAAGCTGTCGAAATGGAAGCTGCGGGTCTTTATTATCTTGGTGCTAAATATAAAGTGCAAACTTTGGGAATCATGACAATTTCTGATCATATCTTGACAGGAGAGTCTACGACATCTGAAGAACGTCAATTGACCTTTACAGATATGATGAAAGTCGGTTTAGAAACTTTGATTGCGGAGTAA
- a CDS encoding DUF6440 family protein, with amino-acid sequence MPALIFGKKGYIMDKNDVKQRFEKISGGLSGMAVIVDKETGIEYLFCAGSGGGGGLSVLLDREGKPKIHQNYR; translated from the coding sequence ATGCCTGCCTTGATTTTCGGTAAGAAAGGATACATTATGGATAAAAATGATGTTAAACAACGTTTTGAAAAGATTTCAGGAGGATTGTCAGGGATGGCAGTTATCGTGGATAAAGAAACGGGTATTGAGTATCTGTTCTGTGCTGGAAGTGGCGGGGGCGGTGGTTTATCCGTTCTCTTAGATCGTGAAGGAAAGCCCAAGATTCATCAAAACTATCGTTAA